TGTAATATGTTGGTAACAATTGCCGTCTAAACTAAGGTCAGGCAAATAAATAACGAAAGGAGGTGTGCGCATGTCCATAGATACCGGTGATACTGCCTGGCTATTGGTATCGACGGCATTGGTCATGCTCATGACGCCGGCGGTAGCCTTGTTTTACGGTGGAATGGTAAGAAGGAAGAACGTCCTCTCTACCATCATGATGAGCTTCGCTATCCTAGCTCTGGTGTCTATTCTCTGGGTTCTCTACGGTTATAGTTTGAGCTTTGGGTCAGACAAAGGTGGAATAATTGGAGGCCTTGAGTGGCTTGGATTGATGGGGGTGGGACAGGAGCCATCATCCATATACGCCCACACTGTCCCCCATCTAGCGTTCATGATGTTCCAGGCGATGTTTGCCATCATCACCGTGGCGCTCATCACTGGCGCCGTTGTGGAGCGCATTAAGTTTGGCTCGTTGCTCATCTTTTCCACTCTGTGGCTGACGCTGGTCTACTGTCTGGTGGCCCACTGGATATGGGGCAGTGGTGGCTGGCTTGCCAGACTGGGTGTTCTAGATTTTGCTGGGGGTTCTGTAGTGCATATAAATGCCGGTGTATCAGCACTGGCGCTGACCCTGGTGCTCGGTTCGCGCAAGGGATTCAAGGAGCGAGAACCTATGGAACCAAATAACATACCCATGGTCGTGTTAGGGAGTGGTCTACTCTGGTTCGGGTGGTTTGGTTTCAATGCCGGTAGTGCCTTGACAGCTGGTGGTTTAGCTTCCAATGCCTTCGTCACTACTAACACTGCTGGTGCGGCTGCCGCTCTGACCTGGATGATATTAGGTTGGATACACCGCAGGCCATCAGTTTTAGGTGTAGCTACCGGCGCTGTTGTAGGACTTGCCGCTATTACTCCAGCCTCTGGCTTCGTGCATCCCATTGCCAGCATACCCATCGGTGTCATAGCCGCCATGCTTTCATACTATGTTATGTTCTGGAGAAGCAGGGCAGGCAAAATAGACGAGTCTCTAGATGTCTTCGCCTGTCATGGGGTTGGTGGAACATGGGGAATTATAGCTACAGGCATTTTCGCCACAGGAGCAGTCGGCGGAGCCAAAGGGCTTATCGATGGCAATTGGCTGCAAGTTCCCATACAGATTGCTGGTATTGCTGTCATTATAGCCTTCGCTTTCAGTATAACCTGGCTATTGGCAAAGCTGGTGGATGTCACCATCGGTCTGCGCGTAAGCAGTGAAGAGGAAACAGTGGGGCTTGATATCTCACAGCACGGTGAACGAGCTTATGGAGGGCTGCTGAGATGAAGAAGATAGAGGCCATCATCAGAGAAGAAAAGTTAGACGCTGTCAGAATTGCCCTCGAAAGCCAGAGCTATTTCGGCATGACGGTCAGCGAGGTAATTGGTAGAGGCCGGCAAAAAGGGCTGACGCTGCAATGGCGAGTTGGAGAGTACTGCGTGAATTTTCTGCCCAAGATTAAGATAGAGGTCGTCGTCCTTGATGAGGATGTCCCCAAGGTGCTTAACGCAATTAGCACAAATGCTAGGACGGGGGAGGAGAGGGGTGACGGCAAGATATTCATCATCCCAGTTGAAGGTGCGGTACGTGTCAGAACCGGTGAGATGGATGAGAATGCAATATAAAGAGCAAAAAATAAATAAATAAAGGAGGCTAGAAATGGCAAAGAAAAGCAAAGAGGAGAGTAAAGAATACGTACTCAGGATGACAAAGGAGCATGATGTCAAGTTCATCAAGATGTGGTTCACCGATATCTTAGGTTTTCTGAAGAGCTTTGCCATCACCCGTGAGGAATTGGAGGAGGCATTTGAAGATGGCATGGGATTCGATGGTTCCTCCATCGAGGGATTTGCCCGGATCGACGAGAGCGATATGGTGGCCATGCCTGACCCTGACACCTTTCAATTGCTACCGTGGCGGCCACGAGAGCATCGTGCGGTGGCACGGATGTTCTGCGACATCCTGAAGCCTGGCGGCGAGCCTTTTGAAGGTGACCCCAGATATGTTTTGAAGTGGAACCTAAAGCGAGCGGCGGACATGGGCTACACGTACTATGTTGGTCCAGAGCTGGAATATTTCTACTTCAAGGATTCGAAGGGAACGGAGACACTTGATGAGGGAGGCTACTTCGACATGGTGCCTCTGGACGCGGCCACAGATTTGAGGAGGGAAACAGTGCTTATCTTGGATGAGATGGGCATCGGCGTGGAATACTCGCACCATGAAGTGGCGCATAGCCAGCACGAGATAGACATGAGGTACACAGATGCTCTGACCATGGCAGACAACGTGATGACTTATCGGTTAGTAGTGAAACAGGTAGCTTTACAGAATGGGTTGTATGCCACATTCATGCCAAAGCCTATTTTTGGCATCAACGGCAGTGGCATGCATGTACATCAGTCGTTGTTCAAGGGCGATAAGAATGCTTTCTTCGACCGCAATGATAAGTATAACCTGTCCAAGGTGGCCAAGAGTTTCATCGCTGGTCTGTTGAAGCATGCCCCTGAGATCACGCTAATTTGCAGCCAATGGGTGAACTCATACAAGAGGTTGGTGCCTGGCTACGAGGCTCCTGTTTATCTGTCCTGGGCTAGGCGGAATCGGGCTGACCTGATACGGGTACCCGAATACAAGCCTGGTAAGGAGAAGGCGACTAGGATAGAATTTCGGTCTCCTGATCCCGCCTGCAATCCCTATCTTGCCTTCAGTGTGATGCTGGCTGCTGGTCTGGATGGCATCGAAAAAGGGTACGAGCCGCCTGAACCAGTGGAGGAAAATGTTTATGAGATGACAGACGAAGAGAGAAAGAAAAAGAACATAGGCACTTTGCCGGCGAGCCTGTACGAAGCGATTCAGTTGTGTGAAAAGAGCCAGTTAGTGCGCAAAGCCTTGGGCGAGCACGTTTTTTACGCTTTCTTAAAGAACAAGAAAATGGAATGGGACCAATACCGGATCCATGTGACCGAGTACGAAACTAAGAGATATCTACCCATATTGTAGTTCGATGTTAAGTTTGTATAACCAAGCAAATTAATCTAAGAAGGAGGTGATTATAGAAAGTAATGATTGACTATGGCAGTAAGCAAAATCCAGTGAATATGATTAATTGGAGGTGAGTAATGTCATACAATTGGGGGCCACACTATATTGTTCCTACGGCGGTTCTGAAAAGCTATTCCGGGATGGTTGTATTAAGAGAAGAGTTTGATGAGGAGCTGCTACGCAAGGAGATGGAAGCACTGGGTGTCGCCGGCCCTATCGCGAAAATAACCAACCCCTGGTATTATCGTGAGAAAGGGGCAGAAACCTGGATTAAAATCGGGGAGTCGGCCGATGAGCATCAAAACTTTCCCACCAGATGGGATACAACCAGCCTAGAAGATGGGCAGTACGAAGTAATGGGACTGATGCACGTTTTCGTTAAGAAAAATGGTACGGAAATCGCCATTGCCCGGCAAAATGTAGTGGAGGTTAATGTTAAGAATTAGATTATTCAACAGTCGCCATCGATCATGCCTCTGATATCTCCACCGCGAGTTGGAAAATCAATTAGCAGTCATCGACTCAGATGGCTGCATATCAACTCGAGGTGTACTTGTCTGCGTGTTAAAATTACTAGCGGTATAGCATCGTGGAGGGGAACAAACACATGCGCAAGCTGCGTATTGGCATGGCTCAAATCAATGTCACTGTAGGTGATTTTGCTGGCAATACAAAAAGAATCCTGAAAGCCATTACCGAGGCCAGGTCTTTAGGAGTTGACCTTATTACCTTTCCCGAACTTGCTATGTGTGGCTATCCACCAGAAGACCTTCTGTTTAAACCACAGTTTATCGAAGAAAACTTAAAGTGCCTTGACAAAGTTATTGAGCATACCTCTGGGCTTGCAGTCGTTGTTGGCTTTGTTGATGCTAAGGAGGATATTTACAACGCTGCAGCAATTATTAACGATGGCAAGCTCTGTAGCGTTTATCACAAGATATACTTGCCAAACTACGGCGTGTTCGACGAAAACCGCTATTTTCAGGCTGGCAGGGAATGTCCAATGTATGTAATAAGTGGCGTCGGGGTGGGCGTGAATATTTGCGAAGATATCTGGTACGAAGCCGGGCCAGCTACTGCTCAGGCATATGCTGGAGCAGAAGTAATAATAAACATAAGTGCTTCACCTTACCACGCCGGCAAAGGCGATTTTAGAGAAAAGATGCTGGGAACTCGTGCTTCAGACAATGTGGCTATTGTCGCCTATACCAACCTTGTGGGCGGACAAGATGAACTGGTTTTCGATGGTAGTAGCATGGTGCTGAATGAAAAAGGAGAGCTTGTAGCTAGAGGTAAGCAATTTGAAGAGGATTTGATTGTGGTTGACCTTGATGTGGAAGCCGTTTTTCGCACTCGTCTACATGACCCGAGATGGAGGAAAGAGACACTGTTGCTACAGGATCAACGATGGCACACAGCCAAAATAGTATTGTCTGAGTTGCCTTTTAGTGCTTCAAAACCAGCGTTGCTACCGAGGCAAGTTGAGGTGCGCAGCCTTCCCGGTGAGGTCTATGATGCTTTGGTGCTGGGAACACATGACTACGTATTAAAGAACGGCTTTGAAAAGGTGGTGATAGGACTTTCTGGGGGCATTGATTCCAGCTTGGTAACTACTATTGCTGTTGATGCCTTAGGCTCAGCCAATGTGATAGGAGTATCAATGCCTTCGAGGTATTCTTCGTCTGGGAGCATCTCTGATGCTGAGCTTCTGGCTCAGAATTTGGGCATCAAGCTTATTACTGTATCCATCGAGAAGGTATATCAAGCCTGCCTTGAAATATTGACAGACCAGTTTCGTGATGCTAAGCCAGATGTAACTGAGGAGAACATACAGGCGCGTATCCGAGGCAATATTCTGATGGCTCTATCTAACAAGTTCGGCTGGCTTGTTTTTACTACTGGTAATAAGAGTGAGATAGCCACCGGCTACACCACTTTATATGGAGATATGGCCGGTGGTTTTGCCGTGATAAAGGATGTGCCCAAGACTTTGGTCTACCAGCTTGCCAAGTATCGTAACTCGGTAGCTGGGCGTGAACTCATCCCGCCGAGCGTTATAAATAAGGCACCGTCGGCTGAGTTAAGGCCTGAACAGAAAGATACCGATAGTTTACCGTCCTATGACTTGCTCGACCCCGTTCTAACGGCTTATGTTGAGGAGGATAGAAGCGTTGAGCAAATTATTGATATGGGTTTTAAAAAGGAGGTAGTTGAACGTGCAGCTCGACTGGTTGACACCAGCGAATATAAGCGGCGTCAGGCACCGCCGGGTATTAAGATAACACCTAGAGCTTTCGGTCGCGACAGAAGGTTGCCTATAACCAATCGATTTCATGAATGTTAATTGGTAAAAAATACACTATCCGGGAATATTTGGCTAGACGCGACTAGTTAAGTAGAAGCAAGTTCTCAGTAATACCCCTGAGCATTACAACCGTAGACAATCAAGTATTCTGTTTTTGCATTGGAGATAGTATAATACATGGTAACCTATATAAGGCATTGTCATAAAACATGATATCAAGTGCCAACTCTGATACAGAAAGAAAGATCATATCCATTCTGAAGGTATTGAGTGAGTCTTTTGAGCCCTTAGGCTCAATCACAATCGCTCGGGAGCTTGAAAAACGTGGGCTTTCACTCAGCGAGAGAGCCGTCAGATACCACCTGAAGATTACGGATGAGAGAGGTTATACCCAGCCCCTGGGTATAGATGGACGGATGATTACGTCGCGAGGACTTGAGGAGCTGCGAATAGCCTTGGCGCCAGACCAAATCGGTTTCATTCTAGAAAAACTTGAGCTTCTAGCATTTCGTACTACTTTTAGCCCAGAGAGCCGAATTGGCCAAGTTCCCATAAATACTTCACTATTCAACAAGGATGACTTCCCCAGAGCTGTGGAAGCTATGAAAGGCGTGTTTAAAGCTGGGATATGTGTGAGTGAACTAGTGGTGACAGCGACTGAAGGCCAGAAGCTTGGTGATGTAGTTATTCCAGATGGCAAGATAGGTCTGGCCACAGTATGCGGTGTGACTGTAAATGGCGTGCTGCTAAAACACGGAGTCCCGATGGAATCTAAATTCGGAGGAGTACTTGAAATTAGGGATTCAAAGCCAAGACGTTTCGTGGCCATAATTAACTATGGGGGTACATCCCTGGACCCTTCCGAACAATATATTCGTGCTGGAATGACAAGCGTCGGCGAGACTGCTAAAACCGGCAGCGGCAAGATACTGGCCAATTTCCGAGAGATACCAGCGCCAGCGAGGGCAATCGTCGAAGAGACTATTGCGAAGCTTAGAGCGGCTGGCATAAACGGCGTCTTTGCCCTGGGCAATATGAGTGAGCCCATATGTCAAATCTCTGTTGGCATGAACCGGGTTGGTATGGTATTACTGGGTGGATTGAATCCGGTAGCCGCGGCAGTAGAGGCAGGAATTGAAGTCGAGAACACGGCTGAAAGCGGTATGGTTGACTTCCAACAGTTGGTCAGCTTTTGGAATCTCTGAAGCAACTGCCTAACAAAGCAAACTCGGTCACTTGACTCCATCGCTTCAATCAGGCACTAAAACATGGCCAAACAGTCATCACTTTCGCACTGCAACTATGGTGTTGCCCCTAATGATTCCAAAATGTCGGCCCGTTGTCTCAGTTTCGGCTGATTGACGTGAAGTCTCGCAAGTCTAGCATAAAGAGGTATTTGAAGATATGAAATTTGGGCACTCTGTACCTCAAGGAATATTATCGCAGCAAACTGGAAGTAGCTCTGTTAGGATTTCACGTTTGCTTGAGTTTACATAACATTTTGCACGATCTTATAAAGACCTGTCCCTACATATTCAGTAAAGACAAATTAAGTAAAGACAAAAAGCTATGAAAGATGATAAAATAACCAATACGTTTTGCGTTTGAGGTTAACTTTCTGATGATTGAAGAGCTTTTGCTTGGCCTATACAAACTTGAAATCCCCCTTCCCAGAAGCCCTTTAAAGGCTCTGAACTCTTATGTGGTAAAGGGGCGGGACCGGTTTCTAATTATCGACACGGGAATGAACCGTGAGGAATGTCTGCGTCCGATGCGCTCTGCCTTGCAAAAGCTGGATGTCGACCTTGACAGGACGGACTTCTTCATCACTCATTTGCATGCCGATCATTCAGGTCTGGTGGGGGTTCTGGCCACTGATACGTCCAAAGTATACTTCAACAGGACGGAAGCCTCCTTTATTAATTTCCAGCCGTCCGAAGATTACTGGAAGAAGCACTTCGTCTTTTATGGCTCCCATGGCTTTCCCGAGGATGAAATGAAAAGGGTGTGGGAGGGTCATCCGGGCTATCGTTATAGCTCGAGACGTCAGATTAATTTTATCGCTATGGTAGAAGGGGGTGAGATAGAGATTGGTGATTACCTGTTCCGATGTATCGAAACACCGGGGCACTCCCCGGGACATATGTGCCTTTACGAGGCCAGCAAGAAGGTACTTGTCTGTGGTGACCATATTCTTTTTGACATCACTCCGAACATCACTCATTGGCCGCAACTGGAAAATTCACTCAAGCATTATCTAACAAACCTAGAGAAGGTTTATGCACTTGATGTGAGTCTTGTTTTGCCCGGCCATCGCAATATTTGGCACGACCATAGAAAAAGGATTACCGAACTGCAGGAGCATCACCGGGACAGGTTGAATGAGGCGTTGTCAGCTCTGGAAAATGGGGAGAAGACAGCCTGGGAAGTAGCCCCTTATATAACCTGGGATATAGACTGCAACTCGTGGGCAGAATTCCCTCCAGTGCAGAAATTCTTTGCTGTGGGGGAGACTATCGCCCACTTGGACTACCTCGAGGCAGACGGCAAGGTGCGCAAAGAGACGAAAAATCATAAGGTGCTGTATTCGCTGGCGTAGCGAAAATCAGTGGAAGCTTTTTGGAATAGCACGGAGAAAGATGAGCTATCGCAGCTACCGAAGTGATAATATCGCGCCGATACTGGCCATAATAATCCTCTGCTTCTTGGTGTATATAGCCACCATTGTAGCAGGGATGATGGATCACGACCTTATACCGCTGCTGGGGCTGCGAACTGCGTCTTTCCTGGCACAACCCTGGACAATCTTGACCAACCTTTTTGTCCATGGCGGTATATGGCATCTGGTATTCAATATGCTTACCCTCTACTTTTTCGGCAGCTTTTTAATCAGGCTCATCGGGGTTCGTGACTTTCTCATAATATATTTTGGCGGCGGAATACTGGGCAATGTATTGTTTATGCTCCTGGGTTCGCCTTATGCCATAGTTATCGGTGCCTCAGGTGCCATCTTTGCTCTGGGTGGCGCGCTTGCCATACTGACGCCCAGATTGCGAGTGTACGTGTTTCCCATACCGGCCCCTATCCCACTCTGGGTGGCGGTGTTGGTAGGTTTCCTCATAATGTCTTTTGTCCCTGGCGTGGCCTGGCAAGGTCACCTCGGCGGCCTAGTTTTCGGTCTAATAGCCGGCCTCGTCTTGCGTAGACGGGTGCGTACCCCATTCTCTTAGTTCGCCCACAGTACCATGCGAAGTCGGTTCTTCCACAAAGCAGGTTTATACCATTTTCTTTCCTCTCTCGACGTCTCGGCTGGAAATTTTGTCACCCTATATATCTCCGCCGCTTCTTTCCCGGACTATGTGGATGAGCTGTCATTAGGGCCGAAGTACGCTGCCCATGCCGATGAAATTGAGGAGGCGGTTAAAGCTGAGGCGGTCGTCAGTGGTGCCGAGAAATACGGGACCGGTGCAGCCATATTCTGGAATGGACTTGGGAACAAGCACATTGTCCTGCCACCGCTCCCCATCGCTGAGAACAAGGTTTCCGCAGGTAAACTTGATGTCTCAGTCCTACACGAAGTTCTGGAGAGGAGATATATCATTGGTGTCGTTCTGGTAACGTGGGGGTGGTATGCTTTAGGTATATTTGATGCTGATAAGCTGGTGGCATGGAAAACAGGCACCGGATATATACATAAAAAACACAGGAAAGGCGGCAGAAGCCAGAAGAGATTTGCCCGCAGGACCGAGGAGCAGAGGAAGGATTTCCTGCGCCGGGTCGGCAATAGAATTGAGGAGAAGTTGGGGAGCTTCGCCCCTGACCACATTTTTTTCGGCGGCAACCGGCTGATTTTAAAGCCGTTGATAGGGGAATGTAGATATCTGCAGGCAAAAGCCGACAAAATCTCGCCGCGGACTCTGGATGTAAGGTATGCCGATAGGGAAGCCTTAACGGGTAGCCTGGCCGAAATAACAAAGTCCCTCGTTTTTACTTTCTAAGGTAGAAGAGGGCTTATTGCCGAAAGAAGGCCGATTGCAATTCTCGGCTCAACTACATAAAATGGGATGCACCATTATATTATGATTCACAAGAGAATTTGCCTAGAGCATGAAAACGTTAATTCAAGGAGGTTAAAGGCATGAAGAATAAATTATTTGGTATGCTTGCAGTTCTCGTATTGGTCGGGATGTTATTCCCAGCATGCACGCCAGGCGAGGTCAAGGTTACAACGCCCAGCAATATTAAGCCCATCATTTTTGTTCATGGTTTTGCCGGTTCAGCAGCCCAATTCGAGTCACAGGCTATGCGATTTGAAAGCAACGGCTATCCCTCCAACTACATAGCAGCCTATGAGTACGATACCTCCGCCGGTCTCTCCCCTGAATTTCCACCGGCGGATGTTCTTGCGGGCATTGACCAGCTTATCGACACCGTTATCAAGGATACCGGCGCCGATAAGGTTGACGTTGTCGGGCATTCTCTGGGCACAATGGTGATGCAGACATACCTGAGAAGCTCGCCGGAACGTGCTGCAAGGGTTGCCCACTATGTAAATATCGACGGCAGGACAAGCACCGACCTTCCAGGTGGAGTGCCCACCTTGGCTTTATGGGCTGGGCAGAGACCGCCTGGATTCCTTCCTGCTGGTGAGATAGTAGGAGCGACGAATGTAAATCTTCCCAACGTGGTTCATGTCGAGTGCGCCACCTGCGCTGAGGCATTTGTGGAAATGTACAAATTCCTTACTGGCCAGGCACCGGCAACGGACAAGATTGTACTTGAGCCTTCTAGTAAAATTCAGCTTGCCGGAAGAGCGGTCATTTTCCCACAAAACACAGGAGCTTCAGATACCACTTTACAGATATGGGAAGTCGATGGCAAAACTGGCGCCAGAACCACGAGCCAGCCACAGGCAACCTTTCCAATAGGTGGGACTGGAGCCTGGGGCCCCTTTAATGCCAGGAGCAGCGTGAATTACGAATTTTGCCTGCTACAAGAAACTTTTATGACGCACTACTATTTTGAACCTTTTATAAGAAGCGATTACTTAATTCGTTTAAACACAGAGATGCCCGGCAAAGGGCTCAGCAGCCACGCCGATACCAGCGACCACCAAAGCAACCTTTTGATTACCAGGAACAAAGAATTTTGGGGCGACCAGGGCATTGACAGCGACGTTCTCACAGTCAATGGCTCTAATATAGTCACCCCTGCCATATGTCCCCTTAACAAGCTGGTAATTGCCATATTTGTTAATGATAATGGCGCTGACGATAAAAACGATCTTTCCACACCGATTCCTTATTTCTTTTCGGCAATTCCGTTTTTCATAAGCGGTGCTGACCTTTATATCCCGGCGGCTGACCCTCCGGATGGAATAATATCACTTGTACTTACACCACGGGGTGGTGGTGGTGGGACACAGGTGATAAACGTTCCCAACTGGGTATGTACGAAAGATAGAATCTATGTGCAGTTTAACGATTTTATCCAGGCTAAATAATTTAAGATGAAAACTCTAGGAATCGTTGGCGGTATTGGGCCAGAGTCAACCACAGAGTACTACCGCCAGATTATTGCATCATACCGCCAACGAAAACAGGATGGAAGTTACCCTTTAATCATAATAAACAGCATCGACATGAAAAAGATGCTGGATTTGATTGGTGCGAATGAATTAGTCAGGCTAACGGACTATCTATTGGGGGAAGTGCAGAAGCTGGCTAAAGCGGGAGCCGATTTGGTGTTGTTGGCATCCAATTCACCACACATAGTATTTGGTGAGCTTTCTCGCCAGTCACCGATTCCGCTGGTTAGTATTGTGGAGGCCACTTGCGAGGCGACTAAGAAATTAGGTCTGAAACGAGTTGGCTTGTTTGGCACACGCTTCACCATGCAGGGACGGCTCTATCCAGATACATTTTCTAAAGAGGGGATAACCATTGTAGTGCCTGGGGTGGAGGAGCAAGTCTATATTCATGACAAGTACATGAATGAATTGGTAAACGGCATTATACTTTCTGAAACGCGTGAACGATTGCTGGGAATAGTCGAGCGGCTAAAAGCGCAGGAAGGCATCGAAGGCTTGATTTTGGGGGGGACGGAACTGCCCTTGATTTTGAGAGAAGAAACATACAACGGCATACCATTTTTAGATACAACCAGGATTCACGTTGAGCGTGTCGTTGCTCAGATGCTGTCGTAGAAAGCCGTCCTAAGTCCGGTCCACCTGCAGAAGCTCGAAGCTTGCCTTCTCGCTGGTAATACGAACTGCGTCTGTGCCCAGTATCTCGAAGATGATTACCTCCCCCACCAGCCAGGTGGTTACACCGGGGCGCAGGCAGCCGGTGGTGGTTTTTCCTGACCTTCCCAGTGCGGCGTGTGTATGCAGCGTTGGTTTACCCTTGTTATCAGGAGCGATTATCCCCACACCGACTACCTCATGCACCCCGTCCACGGGGAGGAGCATTGGTTCGGGCGGCATTTCATCTGACCGTCGAGGGCCAACAACTACCTGACCATCGCCGATACCACCAATCAGAATGACCTGTCCTACAGAAATCTTCTTCTCCTCGGCAAAACTCTCGATGCAGGCAGGGATAGCGTCGCCATCTTCAAGGCGAATTACAAAAACCCGACCGATTTTCCCTTCAGATGACTTCATGGCAAGCCTCCTTTATGCTGATGGCTCTAGCTTTTGATGTTTACTCTTTTCCCTCTGATATTGGTTGACGTACTCAGAAATCATATCTCGAATGGGAAGATGATACGGACATCTTTCCTCGCAGTCACCGCACTGATTGCAGCTAGTTGCCTTTTCCACGATTGCACCCCAGATGCCTGAGACCAAATGTTCCGGAGGTAAACGACGCACCAAGCTGGGATACATCATGACAGTGGATATCAATATACCTTCTTTGCAGGGTTGGCAGTAGTCGCAGCGGTGGCAAAACCTGGTGCCAAGTTCCTGTTTTAGTTTTTGCATCTCTTCCAGCTCTGCTGCTGTCATTGTGTGGGGACCGTCCAGTATCTGGATGATTTCCTCTATCTCAGTCACTTTCTCTATGCCGCAGATTGTCACCATATCCGGAAACTGGAGAAGATATTTGAAGGCGATTTCAGCGTTGTCTATCATCCCGCCGGCCAGTGGCTTCATGACTATAAAACCGACGTTATGTTCTCTGACCAGGGGCAGAAGCTCATCGGCTGCTTCTGAGGTAACAAAATTAAACGGAAACATGATGGTTTCGAAGCGGCTTGATGCCACCGCTTTCTTGGCTACGTCTATCTGATGCGAAGTAATGCCGATATGTTTCACCAGCCCCATGTCTTTAGCCCTTTCCACCACGGCTATCGGCCCGTTGGGGCCAAGAACCATGTCCAGAGAGTTAAAGTCGCTGATGCCGTGGAATTGGTACAGGTCTATATACTCAACGTTAAGCCGCTCCAGGCTTAGCTTTAGGTGTTTTTCCACCCCCTCGCGCTTTCGTGAAAGCGACTTTGTGGCTATAATAAGCTCCTCCCGCCGTCCTGAGATAGCCTTGCCGATGCGTTCCTCGCTGGTGGTATAAGCATTGGCAGTATCAATGAAAGTGATGCCCAGGTCCAGGCATCTTTTGACCACGTTGACTGCTTCATCCTCGGTGAGCCTCTGAATTGGTATACCACCGAAACCCAATCGCGAGACGAGCATATTAGTTTTGCCCAGTCTTATCTTCTCCAACGTGCCACCTCAGAGAAATAAACCGCTTCGGGTAATTGTACCACGTCCTGAGATAAAGTTACCGCACACAAGGGCTGGCTGAAATGACAAGGCAGCAGGTTTTTACTTTTTGATGGCTTGCAAACTCCAACCTCTTTTATTGAAAGAGAACTGGGTGTAGAATTATGGTAAACATCTAATCATCATATATGGGCTACCAGGCTGGTGAAGGAGGCGTTCTATGCCATTGGGAGACAAAGGCTCAGATATCATAGAAATGCTGGCTAAGAATGAGGAGGCTGTGGCGCGGCTTTATAGAGCTTACGCAGATAGATTCCCGGAATATAAAGACTTCTGGGCTGGGCTGGCTGTCGATGAAGTAGACCATGCCAGCGAGCTACGCAGGTTGTGTGAAATTGCTGGCAGGAGGGGTCTGTATCCAAGTGAGGGTAGATTCAATACAACTGCCATCAGCGTCTTCTCGAGCTATTTGGAGAGGGAGTCCGAGCCTAACAGAGTAAAAGCATTGTCTTTGATTAATGCCTTGTCTGTCGCCG
This is a stretch of genomic DNA from Chloroflexota bacterium. It encodes these proteins:
- a CDS encoding ammonium transporter, with the protein product MDTGDTAWLLVSTALVMLMTPAVALFYGGMVRRKNVLSTIMMSFAILALVSILWVLYGYSLSFGSDKGGIIGGLEWLGLMGVGQEPSSIYAHTVPHLAFMMFQAMFAIITVALITGAVVERIKFGSLLIFSTLWLTLVYCLVAHWIWGSGGWLARLGVLDFAGGSVVHINAGVSALALTLVLGSRKGFKEREPMEPNNIPMVVLGSGLLWFGWFGFNAGSALTAGGLASNAFVTTNTAGAAAALTWMILGWIHRRPSVLGVATGAVVGLAAITPASGFVHPIASIPIGVIAAMLSYYVMFWRSRAGKIDESLDVFACHGVGGTWGIIATGIFATGAVGGAKGLIDGNWLQVPIQIAGIAVIIAFAFSITWLLAKLVDVTIGLRVSSEEETVGLDISQHGERAYGGLLR
- a CDS encoding P-II family nitrogen regulator, with the protein product MKKIEAIIREEKLDAVRIALESQSYFGMTVSEVIGRGRQKGLTLQWRVGEYCVNFLPKIKIEVVVLDEDVPKVLNAISTNARTGEERGDGKIFIIPVEGAVRVRTGEMDENAI
- the glnA gene encoding type I glutamate--ammonia ligase; amino-acid sequence: MAKKSKEESKEYVLRMTKEHDVKFIKMWFTDILGFLKSFAITREELEEAFEDGMGFDGSSIEGFARIDESDMVAMPDPDTFQLLPWRPREHRAVARMFCDILKPGGEPFEGDPRYVLKWNLKRAADMGYTYYVGPELEYFYFKDSKGTETLDEGGYFDMVPLDAATDLRRETVLILDEMGIGVEYSHHEVAHSQHEIDMRYTDALTMADNVMTYRLVVKQVALQNGLYATFMPKPIFGINGSGMHVHQSLFKGDKNAFFDRNDKYNLSKVAKSFIAGLLKHAPEITLICSQWVNSYKRLVPGYEAPVYLSWARRNRADLIRVPEYKPGKEKATRIEFRSPDPACNPYLAFSVMLAAGLDGIEKGYEPPEPVEENVYEMTDEERKKKNIGTLPASLYEAIQLCEKSQLVRKALGEHVFYAFLKNKKMEWDQYRIHVTEYETKRYLPIL
- a CDS encoding NAD+ synthase, with the translated sequence MRKLRIGMAQINVTVGDFAGNTKRILKAITEARSLGVDLITFPELAMCGYPPEDLLFKPQFIEENLKCLDKVIEHTSGLAVVVGFVDAKEDIYNAAAIINDGKLCSVYHKIYLPNYGVFDENRYFQAGRECPMYVISGVGVGVNICEDIWYEAGPATAQAYAGAEVIINISASPYHAGKGDFREKMLGTRASDNVAIVAYTNLVGGQDELVFDGSSMVLNEKGELVARGKQFEEDLIVVDLDVEAVFRTRLHDPRWRKETLLLQDQRWHTAKIVLSELPFSASKPALLPRQVEVRSLPGEVYDALVLGTHDYVLKNGFEKVVIGLSGGIDSSLVTTIAVDALGSANVIGVSMPSRYSSSGSISDAELLAQNLGIKLITVSIEKVYQACLEILTDQFRDAKPDVTEENIQARIRGNILMALSNKFGWLVFTTGNKSEIATGYTTLYGDMAGGFAVIKDVPKTLVYQLAKYRNSVAGRELIPPSVINKAPSAELRPEQKDTDSLPSYDLLDPVLTAYVEEDRSVEQIIDMGFKKEVVERAARLVDTSEYKRRQAPPGIKITPRAFGRDRRLPITNRFHEC
- a CDS encoding DUF128 domain-containing protein encodes the protein MISSANSDTERKIISILKVLSESFEPLGSITIARELEKRGLSLSERAVRYHLKITDERGYTQPLGIDGRMITSRGLEELRIALAPDQIGFILEKLELLAFRTTFSPESRIGQVPINTSLFNKDDFPRAVEAMKGVFKAGICVSELVVTATEGQKLGDVVIPDGKIGLATVCGVTVNGVLLKHGVPMESKFGGVLEIRDSKPRRFVAIINYGGTSLDPSEQYIRAGMTSVGETAKTGSGKILANFREIPAPARAIVEETIAKLRAAGINGVFALGNMSEPICQISVGMNRVGMVLLGGLNPVAAAVEAGIEVENTAESGMVDFQQLVSFWNL